In one window of Deltaproteobacteria bacterium DNA:
- a CDS encoding HD family phosphohydrolase yields RPTRMRGMEAKSLKKKMKDKAFAASVCRETIKECEKIGVELGDFLALAIAAISAIEVEVGLAV; encoded by the coding sequence CGGCCAACGCGCATGCGGGGCATGGAAGCCAAAAGTCTGAAAAAGAAGATGAAGGACAAGGCCTTCGCGGCTTCGGTCTGCCGGGAGACCATCAAGGAATGCGAGAAGATCGGAGTGGAACTGGGAGATTTCCTGGCCCTGGCCATCGCGGCCATCTCCGCCATCGAGGTCGAAGTTGGCCTGGCCGTCTGA